From the Oleiphilus messinensis genome, one window contains:
- a CDS encoding phosphate/phosphite/phosphonate ABC transporter substrate-binding protein, which yields MFLRPVLTLTMLLFVSLNSYAETVKLAVTDLVGLEELQREFGAFVNVLEEKSGYDIEFLPVTNRTAAVEALRFKKVDFVLTGPAEYVVIKKRTDADIVVGFSRPDYFAVIITMADQGYQTPRDLAGHSVAFGSVGSTSKHLGPMQALADYGVAPTTEIKAIHTKMPVAWEALKRGDVAAVGMNHLKFLSFRDKEQQNKGMEPGAFRVIARGPDLPNDILMAGKHVDQKIVAKMKSVFTDHSQALVQAILTGEDNQKYSGMKFITAVKDTDYNYVRAMYATVGYPEYAEFIGD from the coding sequence ATGTTTTTGAGACCCGTATTAACACTAACCATGCTGTTGTTCGTCAGCCTCAACAGCTACGCAGAGACAGTAAAACTCGCTGTTACCGATTTGGTCGGTTTGGAAGAATTGCAACGGGAGTTTGGCGCTTTCGTCAACGTACTCGAAGAAAAGAGTGGTTACGACATCGAATTTCTGCCGGTAACCAATCGAACGGCTGCAGTTGAAGCACTCCGCTTTAAAAAGGTCGATTTTGTCCTGACTGGTCCCGCAGAATATGTGGTAATCAAAAAACGTACCGATGCGGATATCGTGGTCGGTTTTTCCCGGCCAGATTACTTCGCCGTGATCATCACAATGGCTGACCAAGGCTATCAGACACCTCGCGACCTTGCAGGCCATTCCGTTGCTTTCGGCTCGGTCGGATCGACTTCCAAACATCTCGGCCCCATGCAAGCTCTGGCAGACTACGGCGTGGCACCAACTACAGAGATTAAGGCCATCCACACCAAGATGCCCGTAGCCTGGGAGGCCCTGAAACGGGGTGATGTCGCGGCAGTGGGCATGAATCATCTCAAATTCTTGAGCTTCCGCGACAAAGAACAGCAAAACAAAGGCATGGAACCTGGTGCGTTCAGGGTTATCGCACGGGGCCCGGATTTACCCAATGATATTCTCATGGCGGGTAAACATGTCGATCAAAAGATTGTAGCCAAAATGAAATCCGTTTTTACTGACCACTCCCAGGCGTTAGTCCAGGCCATTCTCACAGGTGAAGATAACCAGAAATACAGTGGTATGAAGTTCATCACCGCAGTTAAAGACACTGACTACAACTATGTCAGAGCAATGTATGCCACGGTGGGTTACCCAGAGTATGCCGAATTCATCGGTGATTAG
- the phnE gene encoding phosphonate ABC transporter, permease protein PhnE yields the protein MSETTNLSCEKNPLSPSDLPTRQLIPSLVSTFCFVGFLAFFLWSLTKAEFSLTELWQGLPNMGVIVSEMVPPATDRIEPMASAILVTLQMAVVGTVIGVILSLFIAILAARNTTPHPLVYQITRGIINFFRTVPDLAWALFFVASVGLGPFAGTLTLIVDTIGFCGRFFAEALEEVDPGPSEALNAMGASSLDRIAVGLIPGATPSLINSSLFSLEKSVRSSVVLGLVGAGGIGAELAVSMEMFRYDQAATIIILIFALVLAVEQLSSRIRNRIINNR from the coding sequence ATGAGTGAGACAACGAATTTATCCTGCGAGAAAAATCCGCTATCGCCTTCGGACTTGCCAACACGGCAACTTATCCCGAGTCTGGTTAGTACATTTTGCTTTGTGGGCTTTCTTGCCTTTTTTCTCTGGTCACTTACGAAAGCGGAGTTCTCACTGACCGAATTGTGGCAAGGTTTACCCAATATGGGCGTCATCGTTTCGGAGATGGTACCGCCAGCAACAGACCGAATTGAACCAATGGCATCGGCCATTCTTGTTACATTGCAAATGGCTGTGGTCGGTACGGTAATCGGAGTCATATTGAGTCTGTTCATCGCAATTCTTGCGGCACGAAATACGACGCCACACCCTCTCGTTTACCAGATTACACGGGGAATCATCAACTTTTTCAGGACGGTTCCTGATCTTGCATGGGCCTTGTTTTTTGTGGCTTCGGTCGGGCTGGGGCCGTTTGCCGGTACGTTGACCCTCATCGTTGATACCATTGGCTTTTGCGGTCGTTTTTTTGCCGAAGCACTCGAAGAAGTCGACCCCGGCCCTTCTGAGGCATTGAATGCCATGGGCGCGTCCTCTCTGGATCGCATAGCCGTAGGTTTGATTCCCGGCGCAACGCCATCGTTAATCAACAGCAGTTTATTCTCACTGGAAAAATCAGTGCGCTCTTCAGTTGTGTTGGGTCTTGTTGGTGCCGGAGGAATCGGTGCCGAATTGGCAGTATCCATGGAAATGTTCAGATATGATCAAGCTGCCACCATTATTATCCTCATCTTTGCACTCGTACTCGCTGTGGAGCAGCTCAGTTCACGCATTCGCAATCGAATTATCAATAACCGATAA
- a CDS encoding phosphonate ABC transporter ATP-binding protein: protein MAAPSTMPAPNRMPALSVKGLTKIISTTPAARALRSRSGRVDLNQPDFIFKELDFNIQTGESVAIIGPNGAGKSTLLRCCLSLIQPDLGTVHLHGKQISQLSGSALRKARQPAALIFQKHQLVTRLPVLSNVIHGALGGAWGPRYWLHSLASSETRLQAYQCLEQVGLADLAMRRCDQLSGGQSQRIAIARALMQKPKLLFADEPTASLDPHSGREIMELFRALQRSLGLTIVFVSHDLQHALNYSDRIIALKDSRLALDTRTQNETHNSLARLFSDNYHE from the coding sequence ATGGCAGCGCCAAGCACGATGCCAGCACCAAACAGAATGCCCGCGCTGAGCGTCAAGGGGTTAACGAAAATCATCAGCACGACACCTGCTGCGAGAGCATTGCGCTCCCGCAGCGGGCGCGTAGACCTGAACCAACCCGATTTTATCTTCAAGGAGTTGGACTTCAATATCCAGACCGGCGAATCGGTTGCCATCATTGGCCCTAACGGTGCAGGTAAAAGCACGCTCTTAAGATGTTGTCTGTCCTTGATTCAGCCCGATTTAGGCACGGTTCACCTACATGGGAAACAGATCTCACAGCTCTCCGGCTCCGCGCTCCGAAAAGCACGACAGCCAGCCGCGTTAATTTTCCAAAAGCATCAATTAGTCACTCGTTTGCCGGTACTCTCCAATGTCATACATGGCGCACTCGGTGGCGCATGGGGTCCACGCTACTGGTTACATTCCCTGGCCAGCTCTGAAACCCGGCTACAAGCCTATCAGTGCCTCGAACAAGTCGGTTTGGCCGATCTCGCAATGCGCCGCTGTGATCAGTTATCGGGGGGACAATCACAACGAATTGCGATTGCTCGCGCATTAATGCAGAAGCCGAAATTACTGTTCGCGGATGAGCCTACAGCAAGTCTCGACCCACATTCAGGGCGGGAAATTATGGAACTGTTCAGAGCCTTGCAACGCTCACTGGGTTTAACCATCGTTTTTGTTTCCCACGATCTCCAGCATGCGCTGAACTACTCCGATCGCATTATCGCCTTGAAAGATTCGCGCCTTGCATTGGATACCCGAACCCAAAATGAAACGCACAACTCACTAGCCCGTCTTTTTAGCGATAATTACCATGAGTGA